In Labilithrix sp., a genomic segment contains:
- a CDS encoding LamG domain-containing protein translates to MGIHSATACGLALGAALAGCSLIVSVDDLTSPAATIDDAGSTPIVDAAPDTDADAEVTDAADAGAVCPEEPPDPSLVLYLPFDDVPSALPPVDCSAKARAATTARGDPAAIWTEGKRGGGADLASTCFRFGDAADLRFDGAPFTIAAWVFVRSYALDSDGRQLAGVTASGHGWRFGSDDPARFELDLRAPGPEKREIAIPLELATWTHVAAVYDPANGEAITYRDGVLAQRETNTITTFTSDGSTLLLGCEAGDDGPTFDGVVDELRIYARPLPATEIAALAR, encoded by the coding sequence ATGGGCATCCACTCCGCGACGGCATGTGGGCTCGCCCTCGGCGCCGCCCTCGCGGGTTGCTCGCTCATCGTCTCGGTCGACGACCTCACGTCGCCCGCGGCCACGATCGACGACGCAGGCTCCACGCCCATCGTCGACGCCGCGCCCGACACGGACGCCGACGCCGAGGTGACGGACGCGGCCGACGCTGGCGCGGTCTGCCCGGAGGAGCCGCCCGATCCGTCGCTCGTCCTCTACCTGCCGTTCGACGACGTCCCCTCCGCGCTCCCGCCGGTCGACTGCTCGGCGAAGGCGCGCGCGGCGACGACGGCGCGCGGCGATCCCGCCGCGATCTGGACGGAAGGAAAACGCGGCGGCGGCGCCGACCTCGCGAGCACCTGCTTCCGCTTCGGCGACGCGGCCGACCTCCGCTTCGACGGCGCTCCGTTCACGATCGCGGCGTGGGTCTTCGTGCGCTCGTACGCGCTCGACTCGGACGGTCGCCAGCTCGCGGGCGTGACCGCGTCCGGCCACGGCTGGCGCTTCGGCAGCGACGATCCGGCCCGCTTCGAGCTCGATCTGCGCGCGCCGGGACCGGAGAAGAGAGAGATCGCGATCCCGCTGGAGCTGGCGACCTGGACCCACGTCGCGGCGGTCTACGATCCCGCGAACGGCGAGGCGATCACGTACCGCGACGGCGTCCTCGCGCAGCGCGAGACGAACACGATCACGACGTTCACGAGCGACGGATCGACGCTGCTCCTCGGCTGCGAGGCGGGTGACGACGGCCCCACGTTCGACGGCGTCGTCGACGAGCTTCGGATCTACGCGCGGCCCCTGCCGGCGACCGAGATCGCCGCGCTCGCGCGTTAG
- a CDS encoding HEAT repeat domain-containing protein, translating into MRIQKNAKVTVHPVSAAGVLAVIALACCSLVRNPNAVAADGQEIGGTKAIYGNIPPDQIESLSTADRIKSVTARADSNMAIWEALEHGEKVECTDCIPSVAELLYNSNPRTREIAAWWLRRRIFGVFGPGQVYETTLKTLGDQSKDAITRAYAAEALGEFLAQPGIEACANAVKSDPDGLVRASAAAALGRLNDSGGGALAQALGDADPRVKLAAIRSAGKINSFPEAAAMARLANDPDGKVRRNAAEMLGTLRVKDGFDALATMARDADPDVRNAAAHSLGALHDPRARDVLDDLSRNDPNNLVRDQATIALRRL; encoded by the coding sequence CACCGTCCACCCCGTCAGCGCCGCCGGCGTCCTCGCCGTCATCGCGCTCGCCTGCTGCTCGCTCGTCCGCAACCCGAACGCGGTCGCCGCAGACGGGCAGGAGATCGGCGGCACGAAGGCCATCTACGGCAACATCCCGCCCGATCAGATCGAGAGCCTCTCCACCGCCGACCGCATCAAGTCGGTCACCGCGCGCGCCGACTCCAACATGGCGATCTGGGAGGCGCTCGAGCACGGCGAGAAGGTCGAGTGCACCGACTGCATCCCGTCCGTCGCGGAGCTCCTCTACAACTCGAACCCGCGCACGCGCGAGATCGCGGCCTGGTGGCTCCGCCGCCGCATCTTCGGCGTGTTCGGACCGGGCCAGGTCTACGAGACCACGCTGAAGACGCTGGGCGATCAATCGAAGGACGCCATCACGCGCGCGTACGCGGCGGAGGCGCTCGGCGAGTTCCTCGCGCAGCCGGGCATCGAGGCCTGCGCGAACGCGGTGAAGAGCGATCCCGACGGCCTCGTCCGCGCGTCGGCGGCGGCCGCGCTCGGACGCCTCAACGACTCCGGCGGCGGCGCGCTCGCGCAGGCGCTCGGCGACGCGGATCCGCGCGTGAAGCTCGCCGCGATCCGCTCGGCGGGGAAGATCAACTCGTTCCCGGAGGCGGCGGCGATGGCGCGGCTCGCGAACGATCCCGACGGCAAGGTCCGCCGCAACGCCGCCGAGATGCTCGGCACGCTGCGGGTGAAGGACGGCTTCGACGCGCTCGCGACGATGGCGCGCGACGCCGACCCCGACGTCCGCAACGCCGCCGCGCACTCGCTCGGCGCGCTCCACGATCCGCGCGCGCGCGACGTCCTCGACGACCTATCCCGAAACGATCCGAACAACCTCGTCCGCGACCAAGCCACGATCGCTCTTCGCCGACTCTGA
- a CDS encoding nucleotidyltransferase domain-containing protein yields the protein MDLNEEQKAALDAFCARVRAAFGARVVSITLFGSRARGDAHADSDIDVCVVIDGLDWREKHEVYGIAGDVIDDHDVVLSPYVVSRAHMAHLHARERAIAAEIARDSTRRGGWSLTPTASRRRCSSCSDVRAGSRRQGPSRYVAPSL from the coding sequence GTGGACCTGAACGAGGAGCAGAAGGCCGCGCTCGACGCGTTCTGCGCGCGCGTGCGAGCGGCGTTCGGCGCGCGCGTCGTGTCGATCACGCTCTTCGGCTCCCGCGCGCGCGGCGACGCCCACGCCGACTCCGACATCGACGTCTGCGTCGTCATCGACGGGCTCGACTGGCGCGAGAAGCACGAGGTCTACGGCATCGCCGGGGACGTCATCGACGACCACGACGTCGTGCTCTCGCCCTACGTCGTGAGCCGTGCACACATGGCACATCTCCACGCCCGCGAGCGCGCGATCGCGGCCGAGATCGCGCGCGACTCGACGAGGCGCGGGGGCTGGTCGCTGACGCCGACAGCTTCTCGGCGCAGGTGTTCGAGCTGCTCCGACGTGAGGGCTGGCTCGCGGCGTCAGGGGCCGTCTAGGTACGTCGCTCCCTCGTTGTAG
- a CDS encoding response regulator, which yields MGTDRDGDSLAFLVVEDVVVVRDALVRALASHGHVEAVGNLATARTALATRRFDSLIVDVGLPDGSGLDLIPLARQKWPAIWVLVLTGLSDHAVVSKAHELGVRYLLKPFETEQLRVHVEETRARRHAGDRRIAVTLDRWTRAHNLTSSEVELLMLGVRGVPREDIPVLRGVKADTIRKQIQVLIQKTGDESFEEVLNSFLREALSEPT from the coding sequence ATGGGCACGGACCGCGACGGCGACTCGCTCGCCTTCCTCGTCGTCGAAGACGTCGTCGTGGTGAGGGACGCGCTCGTCCGTGCGCTCGCGAGCCACGGCCACGTCGAGGCGGTCGGCAACCTCGCGACCGCGCGCACGGCGCTCGCCACGCGGCGCTTCGACTCACTCATCGTCGACGTCGGCCTCCCGGACGGCTCGGGTCTCGACCTGATCCCGCTCGCGCGCCAGAAGTGGCCGGCGATCTGGGTGCTCGTGCTCACGGGCCTCTCCGACCACGCCGTCGTCTCGAAGGCGCACGAGCTCGGCGTTCGCTACCTCCTCAAGCCGTTCGAGACGGAGCAGCTCCGGGTGCACGTCGAGGAGACGCGCGCCCGCCGCCACGCCGGCGACCGCCGCATCGCGGTCACGCTCGACCGGTGGACGCGGGCCCACAACCTCACGAGCAGCGAGGTCGAGCTCCTCATGCTCGGGGTCCGCGGCGTCCCGCGGGAGGACATCCCGGTCCTCCGCGGGGTCAAGGCCGACACGATCCGGAAGCAGATCCAGGTCCTCATCCAGAAGACCGGCGACGAGAGCTTCGAGGAGGTGTTGAACAGCTTCCTGCGCGAGGCGCTTTCCGAACCGACGTGA
- a CDS encoding uracil phosphoribosyltransferase — translation MGVESAYAQSRYRAPEIEHKYGPNVHLLDDPVCWTQLARLCARETVQPEVGQLVRALYQRLAQVVLAAEFPRERIAVPTRMVIKSPEAVYRGVALDASTNCVTVGIARAGTMPSQVVYDLLNEVIDPAGVRQDHLFMSRATDAEGKVIGATWHDAKIGRDVEGRILLMPDPMGATGSSINSAITHYKTKLEGTPKLVITMHLIVTPEYIKNVLAEHPDTVIYALRLDRGLSPSKVLSTVPGTHWDQEKGLDEHHYIVPGAGGVGEILNNAWV, via the coding sequence ATGGGGGTCGAGTCCGCGTACGCGCAGAGCCGTTACCGCGCGCCCGAGATCGAGCACAAGTACGGACCGAACGTCCATCTCCTCGACGATCCGGTGTGCTGGACGCAGCTCGCGCGCCTCTGCGCCCGCGAGACGGTGCAGCCGGAGGTGGGCCAGCTCGTGCGCGCGCTCTACCAGCGCCTCGCGCAGGTGGTCCTCGCGGCCGAGTTCCCGCGCGAGCGCATCGCGGTCCCGACCCGCATGGTCATCAAGTCGCCGGAGGCGGTGTACCGCGGCGTCGCGCTCGACGCCTCGACCAACTGCGTGACGGTCGGCATCGCGCGCGCGGGCACGATGCCCTCGCAGGTCGTCTACGATCTCCTGAACGAGGTCATCGATCCCGCGGGCGTGCGCCAGGACCACCTCTTCATGTCACGCGCGACCGACGCCGAGGGGAAGGTCATCGGCGCGACGTGGCACGACGCGAAGATCGGCCGCGACGTCGAGGGGCGCATCCTCTTGATGCCCGATCCGATGGGCGCGACCGGCTCGTCGATCAACAGCGCCATCACGCACTACAAGACGAAGCTCGAAGGCACGCCGAAGCTCGTCATCACGATGCACCTCATCGTGACGCCGGAGTACATCAAGAACGTCCTCGCCGAGCACCCGGACACCGTCATCTACGCGCTCCGCCTCGATCGCGGGCTCTCTCCCTCCAAGGTCCTCTCCACCGTCCCGGGCACGCACTGGGATCAGGAGAAGGGGCTCGACGAGCACCACTACATCGTCCCCGGCGCCGGCGGCGTCGGCGAGATCCTCAACAACGCCTGGGTCTAA
- the gcvP gene encoding aminomethyl-transferring glycine dehydrogenase, producing the protein MTMPLEHPDTFVRRHIGPSSEDQAKMLKAMGVTSLDALVGETVPKSIRLARALDLGPGMTEATLLERARTLGQKNEVRRSYIGMGYHDCITPPVILRNVLQNPGWYTQYTPYQAEIAQGRLEALLNFQTMVIDLTGLPVTNASLLDEATAAAEAMHLAHEQKGGDGKKVFFVSNRCHPQTIDVVTTRATALGIEVRVGDHASADLSGVFGALVQYPDTEGAIVDYRPFGEKVHAADALFVMAADILALAVLTPPGELGADVAIGTTQRFGVPLGYGGPHAAYFACKNEFVRKLPGRIIGVSEDARGKQAFRMALQTREQHIRRERATSNICTAQALLAVVASMYAVYHGPKGIRAIAERVHALAATLREAVGKLDAKIVHDAFFDTIRVDGTEAAVAAWLKTADEKKLNLRRLSPTSVCVALDETTSLRDIGELTDVFSQGKVAEEFETVAEMFHRAIPKALERKSEYLTHPIFHAHHSETEMLRYMRKLESRDLSLTHSMIPLGSCTMKLNATAEMMPITDRWWNGLHPFAPVAQAQGYAQIFKEMEGALAEITGLPAVSLQPNAGAQGEYSGLLVIKKHHQKKGQGHRDVCLIPASAHGTNPASAVMAGFQVVVVKTDANGNIDVADLEARAKEHAANLAAIQVTYPSTHGVFEEEIKKICSIVHEHGGQVYMDGANMNAQVGLCRPGDIGADVVHLNLHKTFCIPHGGGGPGMGPIAVAKHLASYLPAKPVIEPPGPDAVGPIAAAPWSSASILLISWAYIQMMGGWGLTQATRVAILNANYVAHRLGPHFPIVYVGTKGRVAHECILDVRPFKRTAGIEVDDVAKRLADYGFHAPTMSFPIPGTLMVEPTESESLEELDRFCDAMIAIREEIREIEDGKASRDDNPLKHAPHTIEACVADEWSHPYSREKAAYPAPWTRDRKFWPAVSRLNNALGDRKLICSCPPIEDYAAE; encoded by the coding sequence ATGACGATGCCTCTCGAGCATCCGGATACGTTCGTTCGCCGCCACATCGGCCCCTCCTCCGAGGACCAGGCGAAGATGCTCAAAGCGATGGGCGTGACGTCGCTCGACGCCCTCGTCGGCGAGACGGTGCCGAAGTCGATCCGCCTCGCGCGCGCGCTCGACCTCGGGCCCGGCATGACGGAGGCGACGCTGCTCGAGCGCGCGCGCACGCTCGGTCAGAAGAACGAGGTCCGCCGCTCGTACATCGGCATGGGGTACCACGACTGCATCACGCCACCGGTCATCCTCCGGAACGTGCTGCAGAACCCCGGCTGGTACACGCAGTACACGCCGTACCAGGCCGAGATCGCGCAGGGCCGCCTCGAGGCGCTCCTCAACTTCCAGACGATGGTGATCGACCTCACCGGTCTCCCCGTCACGAACGCGTCGCTCCTCGACGAGGCGACCGCGGCGGCGGAGGCGATGCACCTCGCCCACGAGCAGAAGGGCGGCGACGGCAAGAAGGTCTTCTTCGTCTCGAACCGCTGCCACCCGCAGACGATCGACGTCGTCACCACGCGCGCGACCGCGCTCGGCATCGAGGTGCGCGTCGGCGATCACGCGAGCGCCGACCTCTCCGGCGTCTTCGGCGCGCTCGTGCAGTACCCCGACACCGAAGGCGCGATCGTCGATTACCGTCCCTTCGGCGAGAAGGTCCACGCCGCGGACGCGCTCTTCGTGATGGCGGCCGACATCCTCGCGCTCGCGGTGCTCACGCCGCCGGGCGAGCTCGGCGCCGACGTCGCGATCGGCACGACGCAGCGCTTCGGCGTGCCGCTCGGCTACGGCGGCCCGCACGCCGCGTACTTCGCGTGCAAGAACGAGTTCGTGCGCAAGCTCCCCGGCCGCATCATCGGCGTGAGCGAGGACGCGCGCGGCAAGCAGGCGTTCCGGATGGCGCTCCAGACGCGCGAGCAGCACATCCGCCGCGAGCGCGCGACGTCGAACATCTGCACCGCGCAGGCGCTGCTCGCCGTCGTCGCGAGCATGTACGCGGTCTACCACGGGCCGAAGGGCATCCGCGCGATCGCGGAGCGCGTCCACGCCCTCGCCGCGACGCTGCGCGAGGCGGTCGGCAAGCTCGACGCGAAGATCGTGCACGACGCCTTCTTCGACACGATCCGCGTCGACGGCACCGAGGCCGCGGTCGCGGCGTGGCTCAAAACGGCGGACGAGAAGAAGCTGAACCTGCGCCGGCTCTCGCCGACGAGCGTGTGCGTCGCGCTCGACGAGACGACGTCGCTCCGCGACATCGGCGAGCTCACCGACGTGTTCTCGCAAGGCAAGGTCGCGGAGGAGTTCGAGACCGTCGCGGAGATGTTCCACCGCGCGATCCCGAAGGCGCTCGAGCGCAAGAGCGAGTACCTCACCCACCCGATCTTCCACGCGCACCACTCCGAGACCGAGATGCTCCGCTACATGCGGAAGCTCGAGAGCCGCGACCTCTCCCTCACCCACTCGATGATCCCGCTCGGCTCGTGCACGATGAAGCTGAACGCGACCGCGGAGATGATGCCGATCACCGATCGCTGGTGGAACGGCCTCCACCCGTTCGCGCCAGTGGCGCAGGCGCAGGGCTACGCCCAGATCTTCAAGGAGATGGAAGGCGCGCTCGCCGAGATCACCGGCCTCCCGGCGGTGTCGCTCCAGCCGAACGCCGGCGCGCAGGGCGAGTACTCCGGCCTCCTCGTCATCAAGAAGCACCACCAGAAGAAGGGGCAGGGCCACCGCGACGTGTGCCTCATCCCCGCCTCCGCGCACGGCACGAACCCCGCCTCCGCGGTGATGGCCGGCTTCCAGGTCGTCGTCGTGAAGACCGACGCGAACGGCAACATCGACGTCGCCGACCTCGAGGCGCGCGCGAAGGAGCACGCCGCGAACCTCGCCGCGATCCAGGTCACCTACCCGTCGACGCACGGCGTGTTCGAGGAGGAGATCAAGAAGATCTGCTCCATCGTCCACGAGCACGGCGGCCAGGTGTACATGGACGGCGCGAACATGAACGCGCAGGTCGGCCTCTGCCGCCCGGGCGACATCGGCGCGGACGTCGTGCACCTCAACCTGCACAAGACGTTCTGCATCCCGCACGGCGGCGGCGGCCCGGGCATGGGCCCGATCGCGGTCGCGAAGCACCTCGCGAGCTACCTCCCGGCGAAGCCCGTCATCGAGCCGCCGGGCCCCGACGCGGTCGGGCCGATCGCGGCCGCGCCGTGGTCGTCGGCGAGCATCCTCCTCATCTCGTGGGCGTACATCCAGATGATGGGCGGCTGGGGCCTCACCCAGGCGACGCGCGTAGCGATCCTCAACGCGAACTACGTCGCGCATCGCCTCGGGCCGCACTTCCCGATCGTGTACGTCGGCACGAAGGGGCGCGTCGCGCACGAGTGCATCCTCGACGTGCGGCCGTTCAAGCGCACGGCGGGGATCGAGGTCGACGACGTCGCGAAGCGGCTCGCCGACTACGGCTTCCACGCGCCGACGATGAGCTTCCCGATCCCGGGCACGCTCATGGTCGAGCCCACCGAGAGCGAGTCGCTCGAGGAGCTCGATCGCTTCTGCGACGCGATGATCGCGATCCGCGAGGAGATCCGCGAGATCGAGGACGGCAAGGCCTCGCGCGACGACAACCCGCTCAAGCACGCGCCGCACACGATCGAGGCGTGCGTCGCCGACGAGTGGAGCCACCCGTACTCGCGCGAGAAGGCCGCCTACCCCGCCCCGTGGACGCGCGACCGCAAGTTCTGGCCCGCGGTCTCGCGCCTGAACAACGCGCTCGGCGACCGCAAGCTGATCTGCTCCTGCCCGCCGATCGAGGACTACGCCGCGGAGTAG
- the proB gene encoding glutamate 5-kinase encodes MSAAERAAIRKAKRIVVKIGSSTLARDEDAHARLARAIRGLMDEKKSVVLVSSGAIALGAKKLGYRGRPKEMAKLQAAASAGQSLLMRAYEEAFAREGLAAAQVLLTHADLADRARANNARAALSALLDARCVPILNENDAVAIEEIKFGDNDELSAMVTPLVAADVLVLLSDVPGLLDAHGERVRVVHDVAAEALPLVRAKKSSAGTGGMASKIEAARRATLAGAHVVIADAGKRDVLERILAGEDEGTLFVAATRRLPAKKHWIAFTLRARGDVWLDDGAARAVRDKGTSILAVGVAGVRGDFRAGDSVRVLAPDGAEIGRGLAGVSATDAVLVAGKKTETVLVHRDDLVVW; translated from the coding sequence ATGTCCGCCGCTGAGCGCGCGGCGATCCGCAAGGCGAAGCGGATCGTCGTCAAGATCGGCTCGAGCACGCTCGCGCGCGACGAGGACGCGCACGCCCGCCTCGCGCGCGCGATCCGCGGGCTCATGGACGAGAAGAAGAGCGTCGTCCTCGTGTCGAGCGGCGCGATCGCGCTCGGCGCGAAGAAGCTCGGCTACCGCGGGCGCCCGAAGGAGATGGCGAAGCTGCAGGCGGCTGCGTCGGCGGGGCAGAGCCTGCTCATGCGCGCCTACGAGGAGGCCTTCGCGAGGGAGGGGCTCGCGGCGGCGCAGGTGCTCCTCACCCACGCCGACCTCGCCGATCGCGCGCGCGCGAACAACGCGCGGGCCGCGCTCTCCGCGCTGCTCGACGCGCGCTGCGTCCCGATCTTGAACGAGAACGACGCGGTCGCGATCGAGGAGATCAAGTTCGGCGACAACGACGAGCTCTCCGCGATGGTGACGCCGCTCGTCGCCGCCGACGTGCTCGTCCTCCTCTCCGACGTGCCCGGTCTCCTCGACGCGCACGGCGAGCGCGTGCGTGTCGTGCACGACGTCGCGGCGGAGGCGCTGCCGCTCGTGCGCGCGAAGAAGAGCAGCGCCGGGACGGGGGGGATGGCGAGCAAGATCGAAGCCGCGCGGCGCGCGACGCTCGCGGGCGCGCACGTCGTCATCGCGGACGCGGGGAAGCGCGACGTGCTCGAGCGCATCCTCGCGGGGGAGGACGAGGGCACGCTCTTCGTCGCCGCGACGCGCCGCCTGCCGGCGAAGAAGCACTGGATCGCGTTCACGCTCCGCGCGCGCGGCGACGTCTGGCTCGACGACGGCGCCGCCCGCGCCGTGCGCGACAAGGGCACGAGCATCCTCGCCGTCGGCGTCGCCGGCGTCCGCGGCGACTTCCGCGCCGGCGACTCCGTCCGCGTCCTCGCCCCCGACGGCGCCGAGATCGGCCGCGGCCTCGCGGGCGTCTCCGCGACCGACGCCGTCCTCGTCGCGGGAAAGAAGACCGAGACCGTCCTCGTGCATCGCGACGACCTCGTCGTCTGGTAG
- a CDS encoding DUF4349 domain-containing protein produces MTVRRSLFGSFFLLLTLAQNACGADARPPPAAPSQVAAAAPSPATPAPAGAPIAAAAPTPAAAAAAKAKGPPKDRAPSIIFTGDMKMLADEDAIAKTIDRIIDLAEAAGGHVAARKDTSVQIKVPSASFRQTMKDVDAIGGVTSQSIGAEDVSEELHDLDVRLANLRATRARLQELLGRAGGIPDVLTVEKELERVAKEIDVTQGRLEFLRTRTSLSLITVTLTAKPKPAVAVVAPPPPKAKARVLDVPVPWVGDVGIDPLLTLKK; encoded by the coding sequence ATGACGGTTCGACGGTCGCTCTTCGGGTCCTTCTTCCTCCTCCTCACGCTCGCGCAGAATGCCTGCGGAGCCGACGCTCGGCCGCCGCCGGCCGCGCCCTCGCAGGTCGCCGCCGCGGCTCCAAGCCCGGCGACCCCGGCCCCGGCCGGGGCCCCGATCGCCGCGGCCGCCCCGACGCCCGCGGCGGCCGCGGCCGCCAAGGCCAAGGGGCCGCCGAAGGACCGCGCGCCTTCGATCATCTTCACCGGGGACATGAAGATGCTCGCGGACGAGGACGCGATCGCGAAGACGATCGACCGCATCATCGACCTCGCCGAAGCCGCGGGCGGGCACGTCGCGGCGCGCAAGGACACGAGCGTGCAGATCAAGGTGCCGTCCGCGTCGTTCCGCCAGACGATGAAGGACGTCGACGCGATCGGCGGCGTGACGAGCCAGTCGATCGGCGCCGAGGACGTCTCCGAGGAGCTCCACGACCTCGACGTCCGCCTCGCGAACCTCCGCGCCACCCGCGCGCGGCTGCAGGAGCTGCTCGGCCGCGCCGGCGGGATCCCCGACGTCCTCACCGTCGAGAAGGAGCTCGAGCGCGTCGCGAAGGAGATCGACGTGACCCAAGGCCGGCTCGAGTTCCTGCGCACCCGCACGTCGCTGTCGCTCATCACCGTGACCCTCACCGCCAAGCCGAAGCCGGCCGTCGCCGTCGTCGCGCCGCCGCCGCCCAAGGCGAAGGCGCGTGTCCTCGACGTGCCCGTGCCGTGGGTCGGCGACGTCGGCATCGATCCCCTCCTCACGCTGAAGAAGTGA
- a CDS encoding inorganic diphosphatase, with protein sequence MTHPWHDIPCEEPIDESFVAFIEIPKGSKVKYELDKETGLLRVDRILFSAVHYPANYGFIPRTYCDDGDPLDVLVLCQEPVAPMSIMRARAIGVMQMRDEKGLDDKVIAVHLDDPAFAPYTHIREVPQHTLHELKRFFVDYKTLENKKVEVDELMGPFEAAKIIRAGIVGYKELMERTPRASTIGA encoded by the coding sequence ATGACGCATCCGTGGCATGACATCCCGTGCGAGGAGCCGATCGACGAGAGCTTCGTCGCCTTCATCGAGATCCCGAAGGGGTCCAAGGTGAAGTACGAGCTCGACAAGGAGACGGGCCTCCTCCGGGTCGACCGCATCCTCTTCAGCGCGGTCCACTACCCGGCGAACTACGGCTTCATCCCGCGGACCTACTGCGACGACGGCGACCCGCTCGACGTGCTCGTCCTGTGTCAGGAGCCGGTCGCGCCGATGAGCATCATGCGCGCCCGCGCGATCGGCGTGATGCAGATGCGCGACGAGAAGGGCCTCGACGACAAGGTCATCGCCGTCCACCTCGACGACCCGGCGTTTGCACCTTACACGCACATCCGCGAGGTGCCGCAGCACACCCTCCACGAGCTGAAGCGCTTCTTCGTCGACTACAAGACGCTCGAGAACAAGAAGGTCGAGGTCGACGAGCTGATGGGCCCCTTCGAGGCCGCGAAGATCATCCGCGCGGGGATCGTGGGGTACAAGGAGCTGATGGAACGAACCCCACGAGCTTCCACGATCGGCGCGTAG
- a CDS encoding SMI1/KNR4 family protein, translating into MEASWGKADKALVEDLKKKLRVPQRYRAFLLGADPVKVETVTPVERVRLFSSTEVEKAQDLPKTSQDGGSVPADWKASWVVVGESSLLGDPYFLDVSKLDPEGDCPVYTAMRGEPRWNPKLAASTFAQFLRILSTAMEIAQGFGDAIMDDEDEDSFRESLGPKVKVIDAAALRAGHWT; encoded by the coding sequence ATCGAAGCTTCGTGGGGGAAGGCCGATAAAGCGCTCGTCGAAGACCTGAAGAAGAAGCTGCGTGTGCCGCAGCGCTACCGTGCGTTCCTTCTCGGGGCCGATCCGGTCAAAGTCGAGACGGTCACGCCGGTCGAGAGGGTCCGGCTGTTCTCGTCCACCGAGGTCGAGAAGGCGCAGGACCTCCCGAAGACCTCCCAAGATGGGGGCAGCGTCCCCGCGGACTGGAAGGCCTCGTGGGTGGTCGTCGGCGAGAGCTCGCTCCTCGGCGATCCCTACTTCCTCGACGTGTCGAAGCTCGATCCGGAGGGAGACTGCCCGGTCTACACCGCGATGCGGGGGGAGCCGCGCTGGAACCCGAAGCTCGCGGCGTCGACGTTCGCCCAGTTCCTTCGCATCCTCTCCACCGCGATGGAGATCGCGCAGGGCTTCGGCGACGCGATCATGGACGACGAGGACGAGGACAGCTTCCGCGAATCGCTCGGGCCGAAGGTGAAGGTCATCGACGCCGCCGCCTTGCGCGCGGGTCACTGGACCTGA
- a CDS encoding diguanylate cyclase has protein sequence MQAPRFTSINSPSSAPPKPKHESGIRNVATRLEVLVVDDDPETCSVLRNVVVRFGHRCRTAHDGGRALELLAEKPADVVISDWEMPGMTGAELCACLRNQGDDEPYTYFIIMTAFDSREHLLAGMAAGADDYQRKPVSHDELEARLLSAARVVDLHRRLETRTAALLDDTTRLFAASRTDALTGAGNRLRFDEDVETMLSRAQRYGHPCSLALCDLDYFKSFNDTLGHVAGDEALRRVTEAMRNNLRASDTLYRYGGEEFVVLLVEQSVGDAVRAMERMRVAIERLAIPSPKTGGALTLSIGVAQVEPASDRTPADWIARADECLYEAKGFGRNRVVPGPPPPSRR, from the coding sequence GTGCAGGCTCCGCGGTTCACGTCGATCAACTCGCCCTCGTCGGCGCCGCCCAAGCCCAAGCACGAGTCGGGGATCCGGAACGTCGCGACGAGGCTCGAGGTCCTCGTCGTCGACGACGATCCCGAGACGTGCAGCGTCCTCCGCAACGTGGTCGTGCGCTTCGGTCATCGCTGCCGGACCGCGCACGACGGCGGGCGCGCGCTCGAGCTCCTCGCCGAGAAGCCGGCCGACGTCGTCATCAGCGACTGGGAGATGCCGGGGATGACGGGGGCGGAGCTCTGCGCGTGCCTCCGCAACCAGGGCGACGACGAGCCGTACACGTACTTCATCATCATGACCGCGTTCGACTCGCGCGAGCACCTCCTCGCCGGGATGGCCGCGGGCGCCGACGACTACCAGCGCAAGCCGGTGAGCCACGACGAGCTCGAGGCGCGGCTCCTCTCCGCCGCGCGCGTCGTCGACCTGCATCGCCGCCTCGAGACGCGCACGGCCGCGCTCCTCGACGACACGACGCGCCTCTTCGCCGCGTCGCGCACGGACGCGCTCACCGGCGCGGGCAACCGGCTCCGCTTCGACGAGGACGTCGAGACGATGCTCTCGCGCGCGCAGCGCTACGGCCACCCCTGCTCGCTCGCGCTCTGCGATCTCGACTACTTCAAGTCGTTCAACGACACGCTCGGCCACGTCGCGGGCGACGAGGCGCTCCGGCGCGTCACCGAAGCGATGCGCAACAACCTCCGCGCGTCCGACACGCTCTACCGTTACGGGGGCGAGGAGTTCGTGGTCCTGCTCGTCGAGCAGTCGGTCGGCGACGCGGTGCGCGCGATGGAGCGCATGCGCGTCGCGATCGAGCGGCTCGCGATCCCCTCCCCGAAGACGGGAGGCGCGCTCACGCTCAGCATCGGCGTGGCTCAGGTCGAGCCGGCGAGCGACCGCACCCCGGCCGACTGGATCGCGCGCGCCGACGAGTGCCTCTACGAGGCGAAGGGCTTCGGGCGAAACCGTGTCGTCCCGGGGCCGCCGCCCCCTTCTCGCCGCTGA